One genomic segment of Clostridium estertheticum subsp. estertheticum includes these proteins:
- a CDS encoding CotS family spore coat protein produces the protein MMREFEIERQYGIKIESIRPNKGVYLLKTDDGAKCLKKISYGTQKLLFVYGAKEHLANNGFDKVDRYFLNTEGNPYALVNEDIYTLSKWIDGRECDFRDEEDLVLAAKNLALMHIASKGYDPPENSKLKTDLGRWPNLMEKRIKSFDKMQGMIRKKKNFKTDFDMNYIRSVEDQKMLGKRAMAILEDSRYFDICRQTEEEKGFCHHDYTYHNIIVDKNNDVNIIDFDYCKREVKAYDLSNFLIKMLKKQDWDIKYAEIVLEAYSSVNPLSLEEYRLVYAFLVFPQRYWRLCNRYYYNEVTWIQNTFNKKMEELISEKEKFMVFIEDYKRVYNQK, from the coding sequence ATGATGAGGGAATTTGAAATTGAAAGACAGTATGGCATTAAAATAGAAAGTATACGTCCTAACAAGGGAGTGTATTTACTAAAGACAGATGATGGAGCTAAGTGTCTAAAAAAAATAAGTTACGGTACACAAAAACTTTTGTTTGTATACGGAGCTAAAGAACATCTTGCAAATAATGGCTTTGACAAGGTGGATAGATATTTTTTGAATACTGAAGGAAATCCTTATGCATTAGTTAATGAAGATATTTACACACTTTCAAAGTGGATAGATGGTCGCGAGTGTGATTTTCGAGATGAAGAGGATTTGGTTTTAGCTGCAAAAAACTTAGCTTTGATGCATATTGCATCAAAGGGGTATGATCCACCAGAAAACAGTAAGTTAAAAACAGATCTCGGAAGATGGCCAAATTTAATGGAAAAAAGAATAAAGTCATTTGATAAAATGCAGGGAATGATTAGAAAAAAGAAGAATTTTAAAACGGATTTTGATATGAACTATATTAGGAGTGTAGAGGATCAAAAGATGCTCGGAAAAAGAGCTATGGCGATACTCGAGGACTCAAGGTATTTTGACATATGTAGGCAAACAGAAGAAGAAAAAGGGTTTTGCCATCATGATTATACTTATCATAATATTATTGTTGATAAAAATAATGATGTAAACATAATTGATTTTGATTATTGCAAAAGAGAAGTAAAAGCATATGATTTATCTAATTTTTTAATCAAAATGCTTAAAAAGCAGGATTGGGACATAAAGTATGCTGAAATAGTATTAGAGGCATACAGTAGTGTAAATCCTCTGTCATTAGAAGAGTACAGACTTGTATATGCATTCCTAGTATTCCCACAACGTTACTGGAGACTTTGCAATAGATACTACTATAATGAAGTTACGTGGATTCAAAACACTTTTAACAAGAAGATGGAGGAATTAATTTCTGAAAAAGAAAAGTTTATGGTATTTATTGAAGATTATAAAAGAGTATACAATCAGAAATAG
- the yabG gene encoding sporulation peptidase YabG — translation MKIGDIVVRKSYGGDITFKIKDVVIRDNKEVFLLKGINLRIEADSTSDDLQLVSEDVIYEIDRVFNKKVNESIKKILINRVKGTRGDKSEAIDFKGKIKELQSKKEKYKDYKNKNMTFGRPGKILHVDGDAEYLEVCLKTYKQLSLDAVGRVISEKDQANEILNLVKEVKPDIVVITGHDGMVKGINDYMNLDNYRNSKYFVDTVIALRSYNSNYDDLVIFAGACQSCYEAILDAGANFASAPNRVLIHCLDPVLVSEKIAYTNIETVVAIEDVIENTITGLAGIGGLQTRGKYREGFPKSKYI, via the coding sequence GTGAAAATAGGAGATATTGTAGTAAGGAAATCTTACGGCGGAGACATTACTTTTAAAATAAAGGATGTTGTGATTAGAGATAATAAAGAAGTGTTTTTACTTAAGGGAATAAATTTAAGAATAGAAGCGGACTCAACAAGTGATGATTTACAATTGGTATCGGAAGATGTTATTTATGAAATTGATAGGGTTTTTAACAAAAAAGTAAATGAATCTATTAAGAAGATATTAATTAATAGGGTTAAAGGAACTAGGGGAGATAAATCGGAAGCAATTGATTTTAAAGGAAAAATTAAAGAATTACAATCAAAAAAAGAAAAATACAAAGACTATAAAAATAAAAATATGACTTTTGGAAGACCAGGAAAAATATTGCATGTGGATGGTGACGCTGAATACTTAGAAGTGTGTCTAAAGACTTATAAACAGCTATCTTTGGATGCTGTAGGTAGAGTAATATCTGAAAAAGACCAAGCAAATGAGATATTAAATCTTGTTAAAGAAGTTAAGCCTGATATAGTAGTGATTACGGGGCACGATGGCATGGTGAAGGGAATAAATGATTATATGAATTTAGATAATTATAGAAATTCAAAATATTTTGTAGATACGGTTATTGCCCTTAGATCTTATAATAGTAACTATGATGATTTAGTAATCTTTGCAGGTGCATGTCAATCATGTTATGAGGCAATTTTAGATGCTGGTGCTAATTTCGCTAGTGCTCCAAATCGTGTTCTAATCCATTGTTTAGATCCTGTTTTAGTTTCAGAGAAGATAGCCTATACAAATATAGAAACTGTTGTAGCTATAGAAGACGTTATAGAAAATACTATAACAGGACTTGCAGGTATTGGTGGATTGCAAACTAGAGGTAAGTATAGAGAGGGGTTTCCTAAATCAAAATATATATAG
- a CDS encoding Veg family protein encodes MEKINVLTSIKDEIESHVGERVTLKANGGRRKILVDNGVIEKTYPNIFVIRLEKDTHRTVTYSYSDVLTKTVQIVFAG; translated from the coding sequence GTGGAAAAAATTAATGTATTGACCTCAATAAAAGATGAAATTGAAAGTCATGTTGGCGAGAGAGTAACACTTAAAGCTAATGGCGGAAGAAGAAAAATTCTTGTGGATAATGGAGTTATTGAAAAGACATATCCAAATATTTTTGTTATTAGATTAGAAAAAGACACCCACAGGACTGTGACGTATAGTTATTCAGATGTTTTGACAAAGACGGTTCAAATAGTTTTTGCAGGATAA
- a CDS encoding DUF3794 and LysM peptidoglycan-binding domain-containing protein has protein sequence MEINLIKENIEYEQLLGENTVDTVVKEEYVIPDTHPDVKEILMLDVKVSINSKEIIQDKVFLEGEIQYNVLYITKDQERSDVENVVYNSKFSNTVDIVGAMPEMLCDAECFVEHMECRIVNERKICLEGILKSKSEIYKNYNFQIVKDIEAVKDVQYLKNPTSIDKVTKNFEGELIGKANIKVPMEKPEIAKIIKCDVSIHKKEVKLYEGKIQLNAYALINMIYKGKDSRELIYVEHEVMVNKELDFEDVKPYMDNYTDFKVDAMEYDVKEDDLGEKRIIDVEFIIKTNTRGMYKEEVDMIEDVYSPTTMLEMDKKDYGLNVMQGQLLTETLVKGDIELDSSRSTPSKIIMTNANVCITDKKVIEDKVVVDGIMNVTVLYRSDDEEKYLSAVSEEIPFTCGADILGSKINMSSMCRVSMENINVDIEAGNIAVRAVVKVYVRVNYMVQKKFLVDVFPIEGEVPTKRASVTIYVVQVADTLWKIAKKYNTTIQDIARVNQIEDPNVIKVSQKLIIPGRIII, from the coding sequence ATGGAGATAAATTTAATTAAGGAAAATATTGAATATGAACAATTACTAGGAGAGAACACTGTTGATACAGTGGTGAAAGAGGAATACGTGATACCGGATACTCATCCAGACGTAAAAGAAATTCTTATGTTAGATGTTAAAGTTTCTATAAACTCTAAAGAGATAATTCAAGATAAAGTATTTTTAGAAGGTGAAATTCAATATAATGTACTTTATATTACAAAAGATCAAGAGCGCAGTGATGTTGAAAATGTTGTATATAATTCTAAATTTTCAAATACAGTAGATATAGTGGGTGCGATGCCAGAAATGCTTTGTGATGCTGAGTGTTTTGTAGAACATATGGAGTGCAGAATAGTTAATGAGAGAAAAATATGCTTAGAGGGTATTTTAAAATCAAAATCTGAAATATATAAAAATTATAATTTCCAAATAGTTAAGGATATTGAAGCAGTTAAGGATGTACAATATTTAAAAAATCCTACTAGTATAGATAAAGTAACAAAGAATTTTGAAGGTGAACTTATTGGGAAAGCTAATATAAAAGTTCCAATGGAGAAACCAGAGATTGCTAAAATTATAAAGTGTGATGTTAGTATTCATAAAAAAGAAGTAAAATTATACGAAGGAAAAATTCAACTTAATGCATATGCGCTTATTAATATGATATATAAGGGCAAAGATAGTAGGGAACTAATTTATGTTGAACACGAAGTTATGGTAAATAAGGAATTAGATTTTGAAGACGTAAAGCCTTATATGGATAATTATACAGATTTCAAGGTAGATGCGATGGAGTATGATGTTAAGGAAGATGACTTAGGAGAAAAAAGAATTATTGATGTAGAGTTTATAATAAAAACTAATACACGAGGTATGTATAAAGAAGAAGTGGATATGATTGAAGATGTGTATTCACCAACTACGATGCTTGAGATGGATAAAAAAGATTACGGTCTTAATGTAATGCAAGGACAATTATTAACGGAGACATTAGTTAAGGGTGATATAGAATTAGATAGTAGTAGAAGCACTCCAAGTAAGATTATTATGACTAATGCGAATGTTTGTATAACGGATAAAAAGGTAATAGAGGATAAGGTTGTAGTTGACGGTATTATGAATGTAACGGTGTTATACAGAAGTGATGATGAAGAAAAATATTTATCCGCTGTGTCTGAGGAGATTCCTTTCACATGTGGAGCTGATATATTAGGATCTAAGATAAATATGAGCAGCATGTGTAGAGTATCAATGGAGAATATAAATGTAGATATTGAGGCAGGAAATATAGCGGTTAGGGCTGTTGTAAAAGTGTATGTACGTGTAAATTATATGGTGCAAAAAAAATTCTTAGTTGATGTTTTTCCAATAGAGGGTGAAGTACCTACGAAAAGAGCTAGTGTTACTATTTATGTAGTTCAAGTTGCGGATACATTGTGGAAAATAGCTAAAAAATATAATACTACAATTCAAGACATTGCAAGAGTTAATCAAATAGAAGATCCTAATGTTATAAAAGTTTCGCAAAAACTTATAATACCAGGTAGAATAATTATATAA
- the ispE gene encoding 4-(cytidine 5'-diphospho)-2-C-methyl-D-erythritol kinase, whose translation MLVKAYGKINISLDVVGKREDGYHLLKMIMQNVDLYDSLSFQKCNKGINISCNKPYIPTDEKNLVYKAAKLFMDTYDIHEGINIYLKKNIPVAAGMAGGSADAAAVLRALPQIFKIDVDVNELMKLGVKIGADVPYCIMGGTALCEGIGEIITPLKPFKNQILVLVKPSFGVSTKEVFKNLDISKIFKHPDTDAIIKAMDDEKVEDVCNGMKNLLENVTLRKYPVLKRIKEDMIKMGAMGSMMSGSGPTIFAFFDDMLKAQRCYDKFKIQYKEIYLTRTI comes from the coding sequence ATGTTAGTAAAAGCTTATGGAAAAATAAACATATCTTTAGATGTAGTAGGTAAAAGAGAAGACGGGTATCATCTACTAAAAATGATTATGCAAAATGTAGATTTATATGATTCTTTGTCCTTTCAAAAATGTAATAAGGGTATTAATATAAGCTGTAATAAACCTTACATACCTACAGATGAGAAAAATTTAGTATATAAAGCTGCAAAACTTTTTATGGATACTTATGATATTCATGAAGGCATAAACATATATCTTAAAAAAAATATCCCGGTTGCCGCAGGTATGGCGGGTGGTAGTGCAGATGCAGCAGCTGTTTTAAGGGCGCTTCCGCAGATATTTAAAATAGATGTGGATGTTAATGAACTTATGAAGCTTGGAGTAAAAATAGGGGCAGATGTTCCTTATTGCATAATGGGAGGAACTGCATTATGTGAAGGGATAGGAGAGATTATTACTCCCCTTAAGCCATTTAAAAATCAGATTTTAGTACTGGTAAAACCTAGTTTTGGGGTATCAACAAAGGAAGTTTTTAAAAATTTAGATATTTCCAAAATTTTTAAGCATCCAGATACTGATGCAATAATTAAGGCTATGGATGACGAAAAGGTAGAGGATGTATGTAACGGCATGAAAAACTTGCTTGAAAATGTTACTTTAAGAAAATATCCCGTGCTTAAAAGGATAAAAGAAGATATGATTAAAATGGGTGCAATGGGTTCTATGATGAGTGGAAGCGGACCTACGATATTTGCTTTCTTCGACGATATGTTAAAAGCCCAAAGATGTTATGATAAATTTAAAATTCAATATAAAGAAATATATTTAACAAGAACAATTTAA
- a CDS encoding CLC_0170 family protein, whose protein sequence is MRILGLFDIYFLAMMLIEGAVVISVDARFFKESGSVILSRKAHTVGWISIIIAIILFILRWIF, encoded by the coding sequence ATGAGAATATTAGGTTTGTTTGATATATATTTTTTAGCAATGATGCTGATTGAAGGCGCCGTTGTAATTAGCGTAGATGCTAGATTTTTTAAGGAGTCTGGTAGTGTGATTCTTAGTAGAAAAGCGCACACAGTAGGCTGGATTTCAATAATTATAGCTATCATTCTATTTATACTAAGGTGGATATTTTAA
- a CDS encoding spore germination protein, with protein MKEIINDKIELKAEKNIKYLKELLQDNSDMIFRTFNVGKWEASLIYIDGMADKLLLDHYVLEPLMLAANGIDNVEQIKDNVLAVTDMREVKKMSEGVNAALSGDTLMFIDGLDCAYVIASRSWPARGVGDPSGETVIRGAREGFTETIRFNTALIRRRIRDTRLRIKRKTLGTRSKTDVVIMYIDDIANKGVLDELEHRIDKINIDAVFDSAYIEQLIEDNKYSPFPQIQSTERPDVVAAALYEGRVALLVDNSPFAIIVPATLPNLFQSPDDYYQRWMHGSMVRFIRMVSIFISLTAPALYVAITSYHADIIPTKLAYAIAASREGVPFPAFIEAIIMEIFFALLMEAVVRLPRPIGATIGIVGGLVIGQSAVSAGIVSPIMIIIVAITAITTFVTPSFEVSMAFRFVRFFLIVASAIIGFYGIMIGLIVLLIHLVRMKSFGVPYLAPAVNTNIKDLKDMYIREPISELKERPKYMETGDKIRQK; from the coding sequence ATGAAGGAAATAATAAACGATAAAATTGAATTAAAAGCAGAAAAAAACATTAAATACCTAAAAGAGCTTTTACAAGATAACTCGGATATGATTTTTAGAACTTTTAATGTAGGAAAGTGGGAGGCATCGTTAATCTATATAGATGGAATGGCAGATAAACTGCTACTTGATCATTATGTGTTAGAGCCACTAATGCTTGCCGCAAATGGAATAGATAATGTAGAACAAATAAAAGACAATGTGCTTGCAGTCACTGATATGCGAGAAGTGAAAAAAATGAGTGAAGGAGTTAATGCTGCACTTTCTGGTGACACATTAATGTTTATAGATGGGTTAGACTGCGCCTATGTTATTGCTTCGCGTTCTTGGCCTGCTAGAGGGGTAGGCGATCCATCTGGTGAAACCGTAATTCGCGGAGCTAGGGAAGGGTTTACAGAAACTATAAGATTTAATACCGCGTTAATTAGAAGACGGATTAGAGATACTAGGCTACGAATTAAACGTAAAACCTTAGGGACTAGATCTAAAACAGATGTGGTTATTATGTATATAGATGATATCGCAAATAAAGGAGTACTTGATGAGCTTGAGCACCGAATCGATAAAATAAACATTGATGCAGTTTTTGATAGTGCATACATTGAGCAGTTAATAGAGGATAATAAATATTCTCCTTTTCCTCAAATACAAAGTACAGAGAGACCGGATGTAGTCGCTGCAGCTTTATACGAGGGAAGAGTAGCACTTCTTGTAGATAATTCTCCGTTTGCAATTATCGTTCCAGCTACATTACCTAATTTATTTCAATCGCCTGATGATTATTATCAGAGATGGATGCATGGTTCTATGGTTAGATTTATAAGAATGGTTTCTATTTTTATTTCTCTTACCGCGCCAGCACTTTATGTAGCAATCACATCCTATCATGCAGATATTATACCTACCAAATTAGCCTACGCTATAGCAGCATCCAGGGAAGGTGTTCCATTCCCGGCATTTATAGAGGCTATAATCATGGAAATATTTTTTGCTCTACTTATGGAGGCCGTGGTTAGGTTACCAAGGCCCATTGGAGCGACTATTGGTATAGTTGGAGGACTTGTTATAGGGCAGTCGGCAGTAAGTGCAGGAATAGTTAGTCCAATAATGATAATTATCGTGGCAATTACTGCAATTACTACATTTGTAACCCCCAGCTTTGAGGTCTCTATGGCTTTTAGATTTGTTAGATTTTTCCTTATAGTAGCTTCGGCAATTATAGGTTTCTATGGAATAATGATTGGACTTATTGTACTTCTTATTCATCTAGTTAGAATGAAAAGCTTTGGAGTACCTTATTTAGCTCCAGCAGTTAATACCAATATTAAAGATTTGAAAGATATGTATATTAGAGAGCCAATATCTGAACTAAAAGAGAGGCCTAAATATATGGAGACGGGAGATAAAATAAGACAGAAATAG
- a CDS encoding GerAB/ArcD/ProY family transporter, translated as MADREKVEDFGLFTTIVVAIVGVGIFSAPREVINKVGSDAWIVTIICGIVISLLLYLIYKVMKKNNFEDLTSILQNNFGKFFGGMVAIAFSIYSIFIVSLGMREFVEVIKLYLLRRTPTEFILMITILTGTYLVRGEIGDLIKFNEISFWVMFIPAFAVLILTVINADFTNLLPVLHNKPSEYFKASKYILFCFGGIEITYLVLPYVKNKKDCLGVLKKSVIFVTVFYLIIMIFVLAVFSKAQSKVLLWPTITMIKSLDIPDTFIEHWEGVVMAFWIFFYFTTFVNTYFFSCEIVKNVVKLKDTKLSSLLIMPIIYVIALYPKNIAEIYNLQFKTTPVLLTAIFIFVVLPILILIIGKGKDRGRGESKDEI; from the coding sequence ATGGCAGATAGAGAAAAAGTTGAGGATTTTGGATTATTTACAACCATTGTGGTAGCGATAGTTGGTGTAGGAATTTTTTCTGCCCCAAGGGAAGTCATAAATAAAGTAGGCAGTGATGCATGGATAGTTACTATAATTTGTGGGATAGTAATTTCTTTATTATTGTATCTTATATACAAGGTAATGAAGAAAAATAACTTTGAGGATCTCACAAGTATACTACAAAATAATTTTGGTAAGTTCTTCGGAGGGATGGTTGCTATTGCTTTTTCAATTTATAGCATATTCATTGTGTCCCTTGGAATGAGGGAATTTGTCGAAGTAATTAAACTATATTTATTAAGACGAACTCCTACAGAATTTATTTTAATGATCACTATTTTGACCGGGACATATTTAGTAAGAGGGGAAATAGGTGATTTAATTAAGTTTAATGAAATATCATTTTGGGTTATGTTTATTCCAGCATTTGCAGTTTTAATACTCACTGTAATAAATGCGGACTTCACAAACTTATTACCAGTACTTCACAATAAGCCATCTGAATATTTTAAGGCTTCTAAATATATTCTGTTTTGTTTTGGAGGAATAGAAATAACATACCTTGTTCTTCCGTATGTTAAAAATAAAAAAGATTGTTTAGGTGTGTTAAAAAAGAGTGTAATATTTGTAACAGTCTTTTATTTGATAATAATGATTTTTGTTTTAGCTGTGTTTTCAAAAGCACAGAGTAAAGTGTTATTATGGCCGACTATTACTATGATAAAGTCATTAGATATACCAGACACGTTTATAGAACACTGGGAAGGGGTAGTAATGGCATTTTGGATATTCTTTTATTTCACAACATTTGTTAATACTTATTTCTTCTCATGTGAAATTGTAAAAAATGTAGTTAAGTTAAAGGATACTAAGTTATCTTCACTTTTAATTATGCCTATTATTTATGTCATAGCGTTATATCCAAAAAATATAGCTGAAATTTATAATTTACAATTTAAAACTACTCCCGTTTTATTAACAGCGATATTTATTTTTGTAGTGTTACCGATCCTCATTTTAATTATAGGCAAAGGTAAAGATCGCGGAAGGGGGGAAAGCAAAGATGAAATTTAA
- a CDS encoding Ger(x)C family spore germination protein produces MKFKKILPIILSCILLSGCWDKVEIDRRNFISTIAVDTGEDIGKEKMLKDIKSDDPFPERQIKKINVTYGFPDMSMLVTGKSEGALDKYINTDASSMEDAYSEATAKSSKDIFMGHTKLLILSSNLLKHKDTVKEIIDYLQRDPSINRMMQVVVSDGLAQDYVKFKPMTENSTQYYISGLMDNSKKNSRIMSTTLNEFLILLSENGNALLPRITIDKQKNELMLTGAAIIRDYELKGYFTPLELLDIQMLNGKFKVGKKVIYVDGHPVDYVIDGYTRKMKVIQEGSKLTINVNINLEGQINEYYVGKKILDKGELQRLQNNFNKSISKECEKIMEIAIKEFGIDPFGTREYIEKFKPDLWSKIEKNWNEEYKKISVKVIVNTEIRRIGAVQ; encoded by the coding sequence ATGAAATTTAAAAAAATTTTACCGATCATTCTAAGTTGTATTTTATTAAGTGGATGCTGGGATAAGGTGGAAATTGATAGGCGAAACTTTATATCTACTATAGCTGTTGACACTGGAGAAGATATTGGCAAAGAGAAAATGTTAAAGGATATTAAATCTGATGATCCATTTCCTGAGAGGCAAATTAAAAAGATCAATGTAACTTATGGATTTCCAGACATGAGTATGCTCGTAACAGGAAAAAGTGAAGGTGCTTTGGATAAATATATTAATACTGATGCATCTTCCATGGAAGATGCATATTCTGAAGCTACAGCTAAGAGCAGTAAAGATATATTCATGGGACATACAAAGCTTTTAATATTAAGTAGCAATTTATTGAAACATAAGGATACGGTTAAAGAAATAATCGATTATTTGCAGCGAGACCCTAGCATAAATAGGATGATGCAGGTAGTTGTTTCAGACGGTTTAGCGCAGGATTATGTAAAATTTAAACCTATGACTGAAAATAGTACGCAATACTATATTTCAGGACTTATGGATAACAGCAAGAAAAATTCTAGGATTATGAGTACTACTTTAAATGAATTTCTTATATTATTAAGTGAAAATGGCAATGCGTTATTACCTAGAATAACGATAGATAAGCAAAAAAATGAATTGATGTTAACAGGTGCTGCCATAATTCGAGATTATGAACTAAAAGGATATTTTACGCCACTTGAATTACTAGACATTCAAATGCTAAATGGTAAGTTTAAAGTTGGTAAAAAAGTTATTTATGTAGATGGTCATCCTGTCGATTATGTTATAGATGGATATACAAGGAAAATGAAAGTTATTCAGGAAGGTAGTAAGTTAACTATTAATGTAAATATCAATCTTGAGGGACAGATAAATGAATATTATGTAGGTAAAAAAATACTTGATAAAGGAGAGCTGCAAAGGTTACAGAATAATTTTAATAAGTCTATTAGTAAAGAGTGTGAAAAAATCATGGAAATTGCTATAAAAGAATTTGGGATAGATCCATTTGGTACTAGAGAATATATAGAAAAATTCAAACCAGATTTATGGAGCAAAATAGAGAAAAATTGGAATGAGGAGTATAAAAAAATATCAGTAAAGGTAATTGTTAATACTGAAATTAGAAGAATCGGAGCAGTTCAGTGA
- the spoIIR gene encoding stage II sporulation protein R, protein MKKFILTSFAVMIIIFIALNSTSLSGKASQSDVASKLIRFHVIANSDDKIDQNLKLKVRDSVLKYISPKIVDCKNIKESRKIINNENKNIKKIAERIIKENGFKYSVVTSLSEEYFPVKTYGNITLPQGKYEAYRIIIGTGKGKNWWCVMFPPLCFVDITKGNVSYEKTEKEMKTVLSDDEYKMVDNTVNSKKIIVKFKLGEIFTKLFS, encoded by the coding sequence ATGAAAAAATTTATATTAACAAGTTTTGCCGTAATGATTATAATTTTCATAGCTTTAAATTCAACGAGTTTAAGTGGGAAGGCAAGTCAAAGTGATGTTGCGAGTAAACTTATAAGATTTCATGTAATAGCTAATAGTGATGATAAAATAGATCAAAATTTAAAATTAAAAGTAAGAGATTCTGTTTTAAAATATATATCACCAAAAATTGTGGATTGCAAAAATATAAAAGAGTCAAGAAAGATTATAAATAATGAAAATAAAAATATAAAAAAAATTGCAGAAAGAATTATAAAAGAAAATGGATTTAAATACTCAGTGGTTACATCTCTATCAGAGGAGTATTTTCCGGTTAAAACCTATGGGAATATAACTTTGCCTCAAGGCAAATACGAGGCTTATAGAATAATTATTGGAACGGGCAAAGGAAAAAACTGGTGGTGTGTAATGTTTCCACCACTATGTTTTGTAGATATTACAAAAGGTAACGTATCTTATGAAAAAACTGAAAAAGAAATGAAAACAGTATTATCGGATGATGAGTATAAAATGGTAGACAATACTGTTAATAGCAAAAAAATAATCGTTAAATTTAAACTAGGAGAAATTTTCACTAAATTATTTAGCTAA
- the ypeB gene encoding germination protein YpeB: MKMSKKRILYTSIVTLIVVFSTTFAILMFLERLDYRNYLQAEYSKNMYELIDSVQNIRVNLGKSAIVGSPEQSTIVFEEVFRYSATANDKLHSLPIDQAVVGDTSKFLTQVGDFCYTLAQASSEGKELTDKQYEVIDKLETQSYTLQEQLNGVLSEINEGKVKWGEIRKKSSGVIAKTGENLVTQRFTGIQKQIVQYPALIYDGPFSDNVVEIKPKVLAEKEVSEKKAVQVVNNMFGKDKIEKIEYKQQVGKTNIPTYTFYISFKGRDKGDAKTVIEISKNGGKVVYLLDNRTIGKATLNIQKAIEGGSKFLSKTGYKNMESTYTLNYGNTVVVAYVYKQGDVAIYPDQVKLKIALDDGSIIGIESEKFLVSHVEKREIITPKITEAKARERVSKRLKINKISLAIIPTETNKEVLCYEFLGSYKGKDFIVYINASTGYEQRIIEIIDTPNGKLTI; encoded by the coding sequence ATGAAAATGTCAAAGAAAAGGATTCTGTATACAAGTATTGTGACTTTAATTGTTGTGTTTTCAACTACGTTTGCTATATTAATGTTTTTGGAAAGATTAGATTATAGAAATTATCTACAGGCAGAATATAGTAAAAACATGTATGAACTTATCGACTCTGTACAAAATATAAGAGTAAATCTAGGTAAATCGGCTATTGTTGGTTCCCCTGAGCAAAGTACAATAGTATTCGAAGAGGTTTTTAGATATTCTGCCACTGCAAACGATAAATTGCATTCGTTGCCAATTGATCAAGCGGTTGTTGGAGATACTAGTAAATTTTTAACCCAAGTGGGAGATTTTTGTTATACTTTAGCCCAAGCATCATCGGAGGGAAAGGAACTTACTGATAAGCAGTATGAGGTAATTGATAAATTAGAAACTCAATCATATACACTTCAAGAACAATTAAATGGTGTACTTTCTGAAATAAATGAAGGTAAAGTTAAATGGGGAGAAATTAGAAAGAAAAGTAGTGGGGTAATTGCAAAAACAGGTGAAAATCTTGTGACTCAAAGATTTACAGGTATACAAAAACAAATAGTCCAATATCCAGCATTAATTTATGATGGGCCTTTTTCTGATAATGTCGTCGAAATAAAACCTAAAGTATTGGCTGAAAAGGAAGTTAGTGAGAAAAAGGCAGTCCAGGTAGTAAATAATATGTTTGGCAAAGATAAAATTGAAAAGATTGAGTATAAGCAACAAGTTGGAAAGACAAATATACCAACTTATACTTTTTATATATCATTTAAAGGGAGAGATAAAGGCGATGCTAAAACAGTAATAGAAATAAGTAAAAATGGAGGCAAGGTAGTTTATTTGTTGGATAATAGAACTATAGGTAAAGCAACATTAAATATCCAAAAGGCAATAGAAGGCGGAAGTAAGTTTCTTAGCAAAACAGGATATAAAAATATGGAGTCTACATACACTTTAAACTATGGTAATACAGTGGTAGTAGCTTATGTGTATAAGCAGGGCGATGTAGCGATTTATCCAGATCAAGTAAAACTTAAGATTGCTTTAGATGATGGTAGCATTATAGGAATTGAATCTGAAAAATTTTTAGTTTCCCATGTAGAAAAGAGAGAAATCATTACTCCAAAAATAACCGAAGCTAAAGCACGAGAAAGGGTTAGTAAAAGGCTAAAAATAAACAAAATTAGTTTAGCGATTATACCTACCGAGACAAATAAAGAAGTTTTATGTTATGAATTCTTGGGATCATATAAGGGGAAAGATTTTATAGTATACATTAATGCTAGTACTGGTTATGAACAAAGAATAATAGAAATAATTGATACACCTAATGGAAAACTAACAATCTAG